A DNA window from Macadamia integrifolia cultivar HAES 741 chromosome 4, SCU_Mint_v3, whole genome shotgun sequence contains the following coding sequences:
- the LOC122076223 gene encoding 110 kDa U5 small nuclear ribonucleoprotein component CLO: MDDSLYDEFGNYIGPDIESDRDSDVGEEDEDLPDKADEEAPTSDDENTAAASAGWIQSTNDVDMDNQVVLAEDKKYYPTAEEVFGDDVEALVMDEDEQPLEQPIIKPVKNIKFELGVKDSSTYVDTKFLLGLMSNPLLVRNVALVGHLQHGKTVFMDMLIEQTHHIATFDPNSEKHMRYTDTRIDEQERRISIKAVPMSLVLEDSNAKSYLCNIMDTPGHVNFSDEMTAALRLADGAVLIVDAAEGVMVNTERAIRHAIQERLPIVVVINKVDRLITELKLPPKDAYHKIRHTIEVINNHISAVSSTAGGVQTIDPAAGNVCFASSSAGWSFTLQSFAKLYSKLHGIPFDASKFASRLWGDMYYHPDARVFRRKPPASGGERSFVQFILEPLYKIYSQVIGEHKKSVESTLAELGVTLSNAAYQLNVRPLLRLACSSVFGTATGFTDMLVNHIPSAKDAAAKKVEHIYTGPKDSSVYEAMENCEPYGPLMINVTKLYPKSDCSVFDAFGRVYSGEIQTGQTVRVLGEGYSPDDEEDMTIKEVTKLWVYQSRYRIPISKAPPGSWVLIEGVDASIMKTATLCNVDYDEDVYIFRPLKFNTLPVVKTATEPLNPSELPKMVEGLRKISKSYPLAITKVEESGEHTILGTGELYLDSIMKDLRELYSEVEVKVADPVVSFCETVVESSSMKCFAETPNKKNKITMIAEPLEKGLAEDIENGVVSIDWPKKKLGDFFQTKYDWDLLAARSIWAFGPDKQGPNILLDDTLPSEVDKNLLNAVKDSIVQGFQWGAREGPLCDEPIRNVKFKIVDARIAPEPLHRGTGQIIPTARRVAYSAFLMATPRLMEPVYYVEIQTPIDCVSAIYTVLSRRRGHVTADVPQPGTPAYIVKAFLPVIESFGFETDLRYHTQGQAFSLSAFDHWAIVPGDPLDKSIVLRPLEPAPIQHLAREFMVKTRRRKGMSEDVSINKFFDEAMVVELAQQAAELHQQMI, translated from the exons ATGGATGACAGCTTATATGATGAGTTTGGGAACTATATTGGACCAGATATAGAATCTGATAGAGACTCTGATGTTGGTGAGGAAGATGAGGACCTACCTGACAAAGCTGATGAGGAAGCACCAACCTCAGATGATGAGAACACAGCTGCTGCTTCAGCTGGATGGATACAATCTACTAATGATGTTGACATGGATAACCAGGTTGTGCTTGCTGAAGACAAGAAGTATTACCCTACAGCAGAAGAGGTATTTGGTGACGATGTTGAGGCCCTTGTGATGGATGAAGATGAGCAGCCCCTTGAACAACCAATTATAAAGCCTGTCAAGAATATTAAATTTGAGTTGGGTGTGAAGGATTCTTCTACCTATGTAGATACAAAATTCCTTCTGGGTCTTATGTCAAACCCCTTGCTGGTTAGGAATGTTGCCCTTGTCGGGCACCTCCAGCATGGTAAAACAGTTTTCATGGACATGCTGATCGAGCAAACCCATCACATCGCAACATTTGATCCAAATAGCGAGAAGCACATGAGATACACTGACACGAGGATAGATGAGCAAGAGAGGAGGATCTCAATCAAGGCAGTGCCCATGTCTCTTGTGCTTGAGGATAGCAATGCAAAATCCTACTTATGTAATATTATGGACACTCCTGGCCATGTCAATTTCTCTGATGAAATGACTGCTGCTCTTAGACTTGCTGATGGTGCTGTATTGATTGTAGATGCTGCTGAAGGAGTAATG GTAAACACAGAGAGGGCCATACGCCATGCAATTCAAGAACGACTTCCAATTGTAGTTGTGATCAATAAGGTTGACAGGTTGATTACAGAATTAAAATTGCCCCCAAAGGATGCTTACCATAAGATAAGGCATACAATAGAAGTCATCAACAACCACATATCTGCCGTCTCTTCTACTGCAGGAGGTGTACAAACCATTGATCCAGCTGCCGGGAATGTTTGCTTTGCAAGTTCAAGTGCTGGTTGGTCCTTCACTTTGCAATCATTTGCTAAACTTTATTCTAAGCTTCATGGGATCCCATTCGATGCTTCTAAATTTGCTAGCCGCCTTTGGGGAGACATGTACTATCATCCTGATGCTAGGGTTTTCAGGAGGAAGCCCCCTGCTAGTGGGGGGGAAAGATCATTTGTGCAGTTTATCCTGGAGCCACTCTATAAAATCTATAGCCAAGTAATTGGAGAACATAAGAAGAGTGTGGAGTCAACTCTTGCTGAACTTGGTGTCACACTTAGTAATGCAGCCTACCAGTTGAATGTTAGACCCTTGCTAAGGTTGGCTTGTAGCTCAGTTTTTGGAACTGCAACAGGGTTTACAGATATGCTAGTTAATCACATCCCATCAGCCAAGGATGCTGCTGCTAAGAAGGTGGAACATATATATACAGGACCCAAAGACTCGTCGGTTTACGAGGCCATGGAAAACTGTGAACCTTATGGTCCTCTTATGATCAATGTCACAAAACTTTATCCTAAGTCTGATTGCAGTGTATTTGATGCTTTTGGTAGAGTCTACAGTGGTGAGATACAGACTGGACAGACTGTACGTGTATTAGGTGAAGGTTACTCACCAGATGATGAAGAGGACATGACTATAAAAGAAGTAACAAAGTTATGGGTTTATCAATCTCGTTACAGGATACCCATAAGCAAGGCTCCTCCTGGATCTTGGGTTCTCATTGAAGGTGTGGATGCTTCAATTATGAAGACTGCTACACTTTGCAATGTGGACTATGATGAGGATGTGTACATATTCCGGCCTCTAAAGTTCAATACTCTCCCTGTTGTCAAGACGGCAACTGAACCTTTGAATCCAAGTGAGTTACCCAAGATGGTGGAAGGTCTTAGGAAGATCAGTAAGAGTTATCCTTTGGCAATTACGAAGGTTGAGGAGTCTGGTGAACATACCATTTTGGGTACTGGAGAGTTATATTTGGACTCTATAATGAAGGACCTTAGGGAGCTATATTCTGAAGTAGAAGTTAAG GTTGCAGATCCTGTTGTTTCGTTCTGTGAGACAGTGGTGGAGTCTTCATCAATGAAATGTTTTGCTGAAACACCaaacaaaaagaacaaaataacCATG ATTGCAGAGCCCCTGGAAAAGGGACTTGCAGAGGATATTGAAAATGGTGTTGTAAGCATTGATTGGCCTAAAAAGAAACTTGGTGATTTCTTCCAAACAAAATATGATTGGGATCTGCTAGCAGCACGGTCTATTTGGGCATTTGGGCCTGATAAGCAG GGACCTAACATTTTATTAGATGATACTCTTCCAAGTGAAGTTGACAAAAATTTGCTAAATGCCGTCAAGGATTCCATTGTTCAAGG GTTCCAGTGGGGTGCTCGAGAAGGGCCACTTTGCGATGAGCCCATTAGAAATGTAAAATTCAAGattgttgatgcaaggattgcTCCTGAGCCTTTGCATCGGGGCACTGGTCAGATCATTCCAACTGCTCGACGGGTGGCTTATTCAGCATTCCTCATGGCAACTCCAAGGCTCATGGAACCTGTATACTATGTAGAG ATCCAAACCCCAATAGACTGTGTATCTGCAATCTACACAGTGTTATCTCGTAGGCGTGGACATGTTACGGCTGACGTTCCTCAACCAGGAACTCCTGCTTACATCGTCAAG GCATTTTTACCGGTGATAGAATCATTTGGGTTTGAGACAGACTTGAGGTACCATACTCAAGGACAAGCATTTTCCCTCTCTGCATTTGACCATTGGGCTATAGTTCCTGGGGATCCCCTTGACAAAAGCATAGTCCTGCGGCCCCTTGAACCTGCACCAATTCAGCACCTTGCACGAGAATTCATGGTGAAGACAAGACGTCGGAAG GGAATGAGTGAAGATGTTAGCATAAATAAGTTTTTTGATGAAGCTATGGTGGTGGAGCTGGCTCAGCAGGCAGCTGAGCTTCATCAGCAGATGATATGA